The following are encoded in a window of Paenibacillus polymyxa genomic DNA:
- the fapR gene encoding transcription factor FapR, producing MPKRQRQQRLTQLIDDNPFVTDQELTRQLKVSIQTIRLDRMELGIPELRERIKLMAERSYDQVRSLPLHEVIGDIVDLQLDRSGISIFEIKEEHIFSRTGIARGHYVFAQANSLAVAVINDEIALTASADIRFVRPVHLGEKCIAKAYVRSNPEQKGKAKVEVFAYVGEEMVFQGNFVIYRSTEEEYSEGGSQHADRH from the coding sequence TTGCCGAAGAGACAGAGACAGCAGCGGCTGACTCAATTAATTGATGATAATCCGTTCGTAACGGATCAGGAATTGACAAGACAGCTGAAGGTAAGTATTCAGACTATTCGGCTGGACCGGATGGAACTGGGAATCCCGGAATTGCGGGAACGGATAAAGCTGATGGCTGAGCGCTCCTACGACCAGGTTCGTTCCTTGCCTTTGCATGAAGTGATCGGGGATATCGTTGATCTACAGTTGGATCGAAGCGGTATTTCGATTTTTGAGATTAAAGAGGAACATATTTTTTCGCGTACTGGCATTGCGCGGGGGCATTATGTATTTGCCCAGGCCAATTCATTGGCCGTTGCCGTGATTAATGATGAGATAGCATTGACCGCGTCAGCGGATATACGCTTTGTCCGCCCGGTTCATTTAGGTGAGAAGTGCATTGCCAAGGCATATGTACGCTCCAATCCAGAACAAAAAGGGAAGGCTAAAGTGGAAGTCTTTGCCTACGTAGGAGAAGAAATGGTGTTCCAAGGCAACTTTGTCATTTATCGCTCCACGGAGGAAGAGTATAGCGAAGGAGGAAGTCAGCATGCGGATCGCCATTGA
- the plsX gene encoding phosphate acyltransferase PlsX: protein MRIAIDAMGGDNAPEATVEGALSAAAEWKDTDITLVGDRERIESVLNGRALPTNLSIRHASETIDAQDEPVKAVRRKKDASMVVAGRMVREGEADAMISAGNTGALMTTGLLVVGRMEGIERPALAPMIPTIDDQGILALDLGANMDAKPEHLAQYALMGSLYRQKVHGVTSPRVGLLNVGTEAGKGNELTKLAFPLIEQLPVNFVGNVESRDVLTGNCDVLVCDGFAGNIMLKSLEGTAGAIFSLLKEQFTKSLKTKLAAALIMPELRSLKGKLDYKEHGGAPLLGLSGLVLKSHGSSDGVAVKNAVRQARTALQNRLVESISKEISRK from the coding sequence ATGCGGATCGCCATTGATGCCATGGGGGGAGATAATGCTCCTGAGGCGACAGTAGAGGGCGCGCTATCTGCGGCGGCGGAATGGAAGGATACGGACATTACGCTGGTTGGTGACCGGGAACGAATTGAATCGGTTCTGAACGGCAGGGCGTTGCCGACGAACCTTAGCATTCGCCATGCATCCGAAACGATAGATGCGCAGGACGAGCCTGTAAAGGCAGTGCGCCGTAAAAAGGATGCTTCGATGGTCGTGGCTGGTCGAATGGTCAGAGAAGGCGAAGCGGATGCCATGATATCTGCAGGTAATACAGGCGCGCTAATGACCACAGGGTTGCTGGTGGTTGGAAGAATGGAAGGCATTGAACGTCCGGCTCTCGCGCCGATGATACCAACGATTGATGATCAGGGTATTCTGGCGCTTGACTTGGGAGCCAATATGGATGCCAAGCCTGAGCATCTTGCCCAGTATGCACTGATGGGGAGTTTGTATCGTCAGAAAGTTCACGGTGTGACTTCTCCAAGGGTGGGTCTGCTGAATGTGGGGACTGAAGCTGGGAAGGGCAATGAACTGACGAAGTTGGCATTTCCACTTATTGAGCAGTTACCTGTCAATTTTGTGGGTAATGTTGAATCGAGAGATGTGTTAACCGGGAATTGCGATGTACTGGTGTGTGATGGATTTGCTGGGAATATCATGCTAAAATCACTGGAGGGTACAGCCGGAGCCATATTTTCTCTCTTAAAAGAGCAATTCACCAAATCCTTGAAGACCAAGCTTGCGGCAGCCTTGATTATGCCTGAGCTTCGCAGTCTGAAAGGTAAATTGGATTATAAAGAGCATGGCGGGGCTCCTTTGCTGGGTTTGAGTGGACTCGTCCTGAAAAGTCACGGTTCGTCTGACGGCGTTGCCGTCAAAAACGCGGTAAGGCAGGCTCGTACGGCCTTGCAAAACCGGTTGGTGGAAAGTATATCCAAGGAAATCAGCAGGAAGTGA
- a CDS encoding beta-ketoacyl-ACP synthase III: MNKLRPVGVIGTGKYVPEKILTNKDLEAIVETSDEWIVSRTGIQERHIAAPEQATSDLAYEAAIKALESAGMTAQDLDLIIVATVTPDMAFPSTACILQDKLGAKGAAAFDLSAACSGFVYGLATATSFIKTGIYNNALIIGADCLSRITDYTDRNTCVLFGDGAGAVVIGEVPEGRGFQSFDLGAEGAGGSLLKLEAGGSRLPASADTLENKQHYIYMNGREVFKFAVRVMGTATVDVLEKAGLSKDDIDLFVPHQANIRIIQSAMQRLDLPEEKVVVNVHKYANTSAASIPLALVEAAEEGRMKEGDRVLMVGFGGGLTWGASVLVW; this comes from the coding sequence ATGAATAAATTACGGCCGGTTGGTGTTATCGGAACAGGGAAATACGTACCTGAGAAAATTCTAACCAATAAAGATTTGGAAGCAATCGTAGAAACGAGTGATGAATGGATTGTCAGCCGTACAGGGATTCAGGAGCGCCATATTGCGGCTCCAGAACAGGCTACATCTGATTTAGCTTATGAAGCAGCAATTAAGGCGTTGGAGTCCGCGGGTATGACGGCACAGGATCTGGATTTAATTATTGTAGCTACGGTTACACCGGATATGGCGTTTCCGTCAACTGCCTGCATTCTTCAGGACAAATTGGGAGCCAAAGGCGCAGCAGCTTTCGATTTGTCTGCGGCATGCTCGGGTTTTGTATACGGATTGGCTACGGCAACGAGCTTCATTAAGACAGGTATTTATAATAATGCATTAATCATTGGGGCAGACTGTCTTTCTCGGATTACAGATTATACCGACCGCAATACCTGTGTTCTATTCGGAGATGGTGCAGGAGCTGTAGTGATTGGCGAAGTGCCTGAAGGTAGAGGATTCCAATCCTTTGATCTCGGGGCTGAAGGTGCCGGAGGCAGCTTACTCAAGTTGGAAGCAGGAGGCTCGCGTTTGCCTGCGAGTGCAGACACACTGGAAAATAAACAGCACTACATATACATGAACGGACGCGAAGTGTTCAAGTTCGCGGTTCGTGTTATGGGAACGGCAACGGTTGATGTGTTGGAAAAAGCAGGGCTGTCCAAAGATGATATTGATCTGTTCGTTCCGCATCAAGCCAATATTCGCATCATCCAATCGGCGATGCAACGTCTGGATTTACCAGAGGAAAAGGTAGTTGTTAATGTTCATAAATATGCGAATACATCTGCAGCATCAATCCCTCTCGCTCTTGTGGAAGCAGCTGAGGAAGGCCGCATGAAGGAAGGCGACCGTGTATTAATGGTGGGCTTTGGCGGTGGCTTGACCTGGGGAGCGTCGGTTCTTGTCTGGTAA
- the fabD gene encoding ACP S-malonyltransferase encodes MGKTAFIFPGQGSQAVGMAKDAYEAVPAATEVFRQADERLGFALSTLIFEGPDTALKQTSNTQPALLTASIALYEAFKEKMGIHPDYVAGHSLGEYSALVASGVLAFEDAVEIVRTRGEFMEQAIPDGQGGMAAVLGADREALAALCRDITESGQLVELANINCPGQIVVSGTKEGVAAVAERVKEAGGKRAITLEVSGPFHSSLMKEAATKLSGKLGAVTFSKAQIPVVANVTAKPVREGSEIRQLLVDQVYSPVLWEDSVTWLLEQGVDTFVEFGPGSVLTGLVKKIDKTVKLYNISSLESFASVTEALEAR; translated from the coding sequence ATGGGCAAAACGGCATTTATATTTCCCGGTCAGGGTTCACAAGCTGTAGGTATGGCTAAAGATGCTTATGAAGCAGTTCCAGCTGCAACAGAAGTATTTCGCCAAGCGGACGAACGGTTAGGGTTCGCACTAAGCACACTGATTTTTGAAGGGCCGGACACAGCTTTGAAGCAAACATCCAATACGCAGCCTGCACTGTTAACGGCGAGCATTGCGTTGTATGAAGCCTTCAAGGAAAAAATGGGCATTCATCCCGATTATGTGGCTGGACACAGTCTAGGAGAATATAGCGCGCTAGTCGCTTCCGGTGTCCTCGCTTTTGAGGATGCGGTTGAGATCGTTCGTACACGTGGCGAGTTCATGGAGCAGGCCATTCCTGATGGGCAAGGCGGGATGGCTGCTGTGTTGGGAGCTGATCGTGAAGCATTGGCAGCATTGTGCCGAGATATTACGGAGTCTGGTCAACTGGTCGAACTAGCCAACATCAATTGTCCCGGACAAATTGTTGTATCTGGTACGAAGGAGGGCGTAGCTGCTGTCGCTGAACGTGTGAAGGAAGCAGGAGGCAAGCGCGCTATTACTCTGGAGGTTAGCGGTCCTTTCCACTCATCATTGATGAAGGAAGCAGCGACCAAGCTCTCCGGCAAGTTGGGGGCTGTAACTTTCTCGAAAGCTCAGATTCCGGTTGTTGCCAATGTAACAGCTAAACCTGTACGTGAGGGGAGCGAAATCCGCCAACTGTTGGTGGATCAGGTCTATTCTCCGGTACTGTGGGAAGACAGTGTAACATGGCTACTAGAACAAGGTGTTGACACCTTTGTTGAGTTTGGACCGGGAAGTGTTTTGACTGGACTGGTTAAAAAAATCGACAAAACGGTTAAGCTGTATAATATAAGCAGCCTGGAGTCGTTTGCTTCTGTAACGGAAGCCTTGGAGGCCCGTTAA
- the fabG gene encoding 3-oxoacyl-[acyl-carrier-protein] reductase codes for MSKPLSGKTALVTGASRGIGRSIALALAEAGANVAVNYAGSEAAATEVAEQIRAKGVEAITVQANVGRADEADQLIKDVIGAWGKIDILVNNAGITRDNLIMRMKEEEFDQVIETNLKGVFNCLKAATRPMMKQRSGRIINISSVVGVLGNAGQANYVAAKAGVIGLTKSSARELASRGITVNCVAPGFIDTEMTQVLADDLRDNMLSGIPLARLGRPEEIADVVLFLASDASSYMTGQTLHVDGGMYM; via the coding sequence ATGTCTAAGCCATTGAGTGGAAAAACGGCGCTCGTTACGGGAGCGTCGCGCGGAATTGGCCGTAGTATCGCGCTGGCGCTGGCTGAAGCAGGCGCTAATGTGGCAGTAAACTATGCTGGTAGTGAAGCGGCTGCGACTGAGGTAGCAGAGCAGATTCGTGCCAAAGGTGTAGAGGCTATTACAGTTCAGGCTAATGTCGGTCGCGCTGACGAAGCAGATCAGTTGATCAAGGATGTGATTGGCGCTTGGGGCAAGATTGACATCCTGGTGAATAATGCCGGCATAACAAGAGATAATTTAATCATGCGCATGAAGGAAGAGGAATTCGATCAGGTGATCGAAACGAATCTGAAGGGTGTGTTTAATTGTCTTAAGGCGGCAACACGTCCAATGATGAAGCAGCGTTCTGGCCGAATTATCAATATCTCCTCCGTGGTCGGTGTACTTGGCAACGCAGGACAAGCCAACTACGTTGCTGCTAAAGCAGGGGTAATTGGTCTTACCAAATCCTCTGCTCGAGAGCTTGCGTCGAGAGGTATTACAGTGAACTGTGTGGCTCCTGGATTCATCGATACTGAGATGACGCAGGTACTGGCTGATGATTTGCGTGACAATATGCTTAGCGGTATACCGCTGGCCCGTCTTGGACGGCCTGAGGAAATTGCTGACGTGGTGCTGTTCTTGGCCTCGGATGCTTCCTCATATATGACGGGCCAGACTTTGCATGTGGATGGCGGCATGTATATGTAG
- a CDS encoding acyl carrier protein, whose product MSDVLERVKRIVVDRLGADEAEVTLEASFKDDLGADSLDVVELVMELEDEFDMEISDEDAEKITTVGEVVKYIQSHT is encoded by the coding sequence ATGTCCGATGTATTGGAGCGCGTAAAACGCATTGTCGTTGACCGTTTGGGAGCCGACGAAGCCGAAGTTACACTTGAAGCATCTTTTAAAGATGATTTAGGCGCTGATTCTCTCGATGTAGTTGAATTGGTAATGGAATTGGAAGATGAGTTTGATATGGAAATCTCTGATGAAGATGCAGAGAAAATTACAACTGTAGGTGAAGTTGTGAAGTACATACAATCTCATACCTAA
- the fabF gene encoding beta-ketoacyl-ACP synthase II, whose protein sequence is MKQRVVITGMGVITSLGQDLNTLWDNLMAGKSGVSEIEAFDTSEYTTKIAASIKDFNPEDYIERKDARKMDRFVQFAVAASKLALEDSGLVIGENADAERVGVSVGSGIGGLGTWEDQHNALIEKGPKRVSPFFIPMMIANMGSGQVSISLGAKGPNTSPVTACATGSHAIGDSFRMIQRGDADAMICGGAEATIRPIGMAGFCSMRAMSTRNDEPQKASRPFDTERDGFVMGEGSGVLILESLDHALKRGARIYGEVIGYGLSGDAHHMTEPDPEGAARCIRMAIRDAGLNPEEIDYINAHGTSTPVGDKSETEAVKKTLGEHAYKVAISSTKSMTGHLLGAAGGVEAVICGLALQHQTIPPTINLDNQDPACDLDYVPNKPRKAELNVVMSNSFGFGGHNATVILKKYEA, encoded by the coding sequence TTGAAACAACGTGTTGTCATAACAGGAATGGGTGTAATCACTTCGCTGGGACAGGATTTGAACACACTATGGGATAATCTGATGGCTGGAAAATCCGGCGTCAGTGAAATCGAAGCTTTCGATACAAGTGAGTACACTACGAAAATAGCCGCTTCCATTAAAGATTTTAATCCAGAGGATTATATTGAACGTAAGGATGCGCGTAAAATGGACCGCTTTGTGCAGTTTGCGGTTGCTGCTAGTAAGTTGGCGCTTGAGGACAGCGGACTTGTAATCGGAGAAAATGCGGACGCTGAGCGTGTTGGTGTATCTGTCGGTTCCGGTATTGGCGGATTGGGAACTTGGGAAGATCAGCACAACGCACTGATTGAAAAAGGACCTAAACGCGTAAGCCCTTTCTTCATCCCGATGATGATTGCTAATATGGGTTCCGGTCAAGTATCGATTTCACTCGGTGCTAAAGGCCCTAATACATCACCAGTTACGGCATGTGCCACGGGCAGTCATGCTATTGGCGATTCCTTCCGCATGATCCAGCGCGGTGACGCAGACGCCATGATTTGCGGAGGAGCTGAGGCCACTATTCGTCCGATTGGTATGGCTGGATTTTGTTCCATGCGAGCGATGTCCACGCGTAATGACGAGCCTCAAAAGGCAAGTCGTCCTTTTGATACCGAAAGAGACGGGTTTGTTATGGGCGAAGGCTCTGGTGTTCTTATTCTGGAATCGTTGGATCATGCTTTGAAGCGTGGTGCGCGTATTTACGGTGAAGTGATTGGCTACGGTCTTTCTGGCGATGCCCATCATATGACGGAGCCTGATCCAGAGGGAGCGGCACGCTGCATTAGAATGGCGATCCGTGATGCTGGATTGAATCCTGAAGAGATTGATTATATCAATGCACATGGTACATCTACACCAGTCGGTGATAAATCCGAAACGGAAGCAGTTAAGAAAACGCTTGGAGAGCATGCCTATAAGGTAGCGATCAGCTCAACCAAGTCGATGACAGGGCATTTATTGGGTGCAGCGGGCGGCGTTGAAGCCGTGATCTGTGGTCTCGCCCTTCAGCATCAGACGATTCCGCCAACGATTAATTTGGATAATCAAGACCCGGCATGCGATCTTGATTATGTACCTAATAAGCCGAGAAAAGCGGAACTGAATGTGGTTATGTCCAATTCCTTTGGTTTTGGCGGTCACAATGCTACGGTTATTCTAAAAAAATATGAAGCATAA
- the rnc gene encoding ribonuclease III: MSGDLKQLQQKLHIQFNNRQLLKQAFTHASYVNEHRFSQHADNERLEFLGDAVLELTVSEQLYNQYPNRPEGELTKLRAAIVCEPSLVKFAVGLEFGQYVLLGKGEELTGGRTRPALLADVFEAFVGALYLDQGLEAVRSFLERYIFPQIVLNGKLQMSDFKTELQELTQHHNMGMLEYKIVEERGPAHEREFVAEVYMDSERLGAGTGRSKKEAEQQAAAVALNRLKLAES, from the coding sequence TTGAGTGGAGACTTGAAGCAATTACAGCAGAAACTTCATATTCAATTCAACAATCGGCAGCTTCTGAAGCAGGCCTTTACGCACGCTTCCTACGTAAACGAACATCGGTTCAGTCAGCATGCAGACAATGAGCGTCTTGAATTTTTAGGTGACGCTGTTCTGGAACTGACGGTGTCCGAGCAATTGTACAATCAGTACCCTAACCGACCCGAAGGTGAGCTCACCAAGCTGCGTGCAGCTATTGTCTGTGAGCCTTCTCTGGTGAAATTTGCTGTCGGGCTTGAGTTCGGGCAATATGTACTGCTTGGAAAAGGTGAAGAGTTGACAGGTGGACGTACTCGTCCGGCTCTGTTGGCTGATGTATTCGAAGCGTTCGTAGGTGCGCTTTATTTGGATCAGGGTCTGGAGGCCGTCCGTTCGTTTCTGGAACGTTATATTTTTCCTCAAATTGTATTAAATGGTAAGCTTCAGATGAGTGATTTCAAAACAGAGCTTCAGGAACTGACGCAGCATCATAACATGGGGATGCTTGAATACAAGATTGTAGAGGAGCGCGGACCAGCCCATGAGCGCGAGTTTGTAGCTGAGGTATATATGGACAGCGAACGGCTAGGGGCAGGTACGGGACGCTCCAAAAAAGAAGCTGAGCAGCAAGCGGCGGCAGTAGCTTTAAACCGTTTGAAGCTGGCAGAATCGTAA